The DNA window GGCGAGCGGCGGGAAACCGCCATGGCGGAGGCACCGGCGGGACCCGGCggctgccccggcccggccgctgTCCCGTCCCCGCGGGGCTCGGCCGGGCCACAGGAGGACGAGGTGAGCGCCGGAGCCGGCCGGAGGAGCCGCGGGGCGGCCGCGCTTCCAGCCCCGTAACGGTTTTTCCCCGCAGCGATGCGCCGGCGGACCCAGCCCTGGGACCGGAGGGGGCGCGCCAGGtaagggcagggaagggaatcGCCGGTCTCGGTGTAGGGAGGGGTTGGATGGGTGATTTGGGGGTTGCGAGGTTGAGATCCCCTCGGGACCCCTCAGTGCTGCTCCACCCTCAGCGCTCCTGTTCTTCCcggttaaaaataaaatcataaaaaccACGCTTAGCGCTCTGAAATCCTTGGGAAAACCCCTTCCCCTCATAAAAACCAGGAAACCCCGAGTGGGAAGTTCACCTCCGGCATCACGGgctctccctttcccctttaCGGTGCTGATTTCAcctcttttcccctcagatCCGCACTCGGCGGAGAAGGCAGCGGATGCTGAGCCCTTTCCGAAGCCTCCCGCCAACAAAAAGGGAACGCCCGGCtcctccagcaggaaaaaaagagcccCGAGCAGCCCCAGGAAGGAGCAGCCGCTGAGTTCCTTCAGTTTGTCCCCGATTGTCGCCACCCCTCAGGGCAAGCGCCGCTCCTGGCGCCGCTCCAGCCTCAAGGGGAGGCGATCCCGCCGCAAATCGCTGCCCCCCGTGCACCACGAAGTGACCGGTTCGTGCTTTGGGGCTTCATTAGGGCTTCATTAGGGCTTCATTAGGGCTTAATGGGCTCGGCTTTAATTAAAGACCCTCCTGGAAGCGGCCAGGGGCTTGAGGATCGTTGGAGGTGCTGCACTGAGCCTTCTGTCAATAAGGGTTTTGCAGCTTCCACCTTTCTTTGTGCCTCCACTTCTGACCCTTAAATGTgacttttcctcttcctttttcatgtTCTCGATCCTTAAATGTgacttttcctctctctttttcccatttttcctcctctcGATCCTTAAAtgtgacttttcctttttcctgttcttgttCCTTAAATGGgacttttcctctctctttttcccattCTTCCCCCATTTTCCACCCTCAAGTGtgacttttcctccttcttttcccacttttcccacCCTTAAATGggacttttcctctttttcccatcCTTCCCCGTTCTTGACCcttaaagggatttttttccctatttttccccccattctTGATCCTTAAATGTgacttttcctcttcctttttcccaaTTTTGCCCTTAAGTTTcatttctccccttcctttttcccttttcccccttaaatttgactttttctctctcttttcccctttttttcccccttttccctgatTTTCCACACCCTGCCCTCCCCCCAGCAGCTTCTGGGGGAATTCCAGCcgggtttttttgggaatttgaCCGTTTTTAACCAATTTTTCCAGAACTGAGCCAATCCATCAGCCTGGAGCTTCCCGAAATCCAGcgcctctcctccctcctcctctccagcttccaggtaaattcaccccaaatcctgggaatttttgggcatttccagggctggggcagctcctgaaAATCCTAAAATTCAcccaaaatcctgggaattcaCCCAAAATCCCGGGAATTTTGGACAACTCCAGCTCCTGAAAACATTGAAGTTAACCAAAATCCTGGAATTTTCCCCCCGGAAATTCCTTGGATTCCTTTCCCTGCCaccccaaacacacaaaaaaaggggaatttgggctcctttttccttcccaggcTCTGTGAAAGCCCTCAGAAAATTGGGATAAAAGCGCATTTCCCCAATTTTTGTTGGctaaatcccattttttcccatttctccccgtttttccctcagttttccGCCCGGAAGTTGCAGCAGATCCTGGAGGAATCCGAAGGATTCGACCCCGAGGCTTTCGCTGCCAAAGGTGGGGATTGGGGcctcccaaattccccaaatttggggcttttttccctcaaaatccCAATTTTCCAACTCCTAAAAGgggtggggaccccaaaaatgtgGGAATTTGGGTAAAAAAGGTGGAATTAATTGCTAATAATTAACTGATAATGAATTGGGGGGGGGGTCAGAAATGGTTCTGAGGGGGTTCCTGGATAATCCTGAGTCCCCAAAAATTCAGgaatttggtttaaaaaaaaagcaggaagatgagaaaacactggaatggattaataataattaatagtTAATAATTAAGAATTAATAGGGGAAGAATCAAAAATGGTTCTGAGGGGGTTTCTGGATAATCCTGAGTCCCCAAAAATTCAGGAATTTGgttaaaaaaaggcaggaagatgagaaaacactggaatggattaataataataattagtaGTTAATAATTAGTCAATAATTAATTGGGGGAGGATCAAAAATGGTCCTGAGGAGGTTCCTGGATAATCCTGAGTCCCCAAAAATTCGGGAATTTGgttaaaaaaagcaggaaatgaCCACAAATGGAAGTGCTGATCCCCAAATTCcgtggggtggggagggaaaaaatgggattaattaGCAATAACCGATAATTAATCGATAATTAATCAATAATGAACACCGGGGAGGAtcagagcagctcctgagggaTTCCAGGTGTGGtttttaatcccattttttccccttttttcccctttttccccccagtccGGGTGGGCTCCGAGGAATTCCAGCGGCTGCTCCAGAGGCTGCTCCAGGACGGGACCCTCGggagctgcctggagctgcccccAGGGTGAGAATTTGGGGCAAAATCCCCCGAAAACGGGacttctccagcctggcaggggctgaaatccatggaaacgccaaaaaaagacattttcagcagctggaaatgtcCAAAATGTCCCaaaattcccaggattttgggtcaattccaggatttggggtgaagTTTAGGattttcaggagctgctctggtcCTGGAAATGTCCCAAAATTCCCGGGATTTTGGGtgaattcccaggattttgggTGAATTTTAGGATTttcaggagctgccccagccctaGAAATGTCCCAAAATTCCCAGGATTTGGAGTGAATTCCAGGATTTTGAGTCAATTCCAAGATTTGGGGTGAATTTTAGGATTttcaggagctgccccagccctggaaatgtcccaaaattcccaggattttgggtcaattcccaggattttgggTCATTTCCCAAACCTCGCCCCGCCcttgggggatttggggctgatttTGGGTCCCTTCCCCGCAGGGACCCCCTGGACCCGGCCCTGGAGGGAAACGTGGCCCAGGTGAAGCAGCTGATGGCCAggtggggacacctggggacaccttggggacacccctgggacaccctggggacaccctgggacaccttggggacaccttggggacatttgggacaccctggggacatttgggacaccttggggacaccttggggatacctggggacatctggggcaccttggggacactttggggtcactttgggggcaccttggggacactttgggggcaccttggggacactttggggacacctgggacacccctgggacaccctggggacatttggggcactttggggacactttggggacactttggggacccctgggacacccctgggacaccctggggacatttggggcactttggggacactttggggacatttggggacaccctggggacacccctggggacaccttggggacatttgggacaccttggggacatttgggacaccctgggacaccTTGGGGATACCTGGGGACAtctgggacaccctgggacaccctggggacatttgggacaccttggggacacccctggggacactttggggacaccttggggatacctggggacatttggggcaccttggggacactttggggacacctggggacatttggggtcacacctggggcagcctggggacaccctggggacagctgggacaccctggggtcacacctgggggctttggggtcacacccgggggttttggggtcacacctggggggtttggggtcacacctggggattttggggtcacacctggagggttttggggtcacacccgggggttttggggtcacacctggggggtttggggtcacacccgggggttttggggtcacacctggggggtttggggtcacacccgggggttttggggtcacacccgggggtttttggggtcacacctgggggattttggggtcacacctgggggctttggggtcacacccgggggttttggggtcacacctggagctttggggtcacacctgggggattttggggtcacacctgggggctttggggtcacacctggggattttggggtcacacccgggggtttggggtcacacctggggggtttggggtcacacctgggggttttggggtcacagctgggggattttggggtcacacctggggattttggggtcacacctggggggttttggggtcacacctggggattttggggtcacacctgaggggtttggggtcacacctggagggatttggggtcacacctggggattttggggtcacacctggagggttttggggtcacacctggggattttggggtcacacctggggggtttggggtcacacctgggagggtttggggtcacacctggggggttttggggtcacacctggggggttttggggtcacacctgggggttttggggtcacacctggggggtttggggtcacacctggggattttggggtcacacctggggggtttggggtcacacctggagctttggggtcacacctgggggggtttggggtcacacctggagctttggggtcacacctggggattttggggtcacacctggagagttttggggtcacacctggggggttttggggtcacacctggggattttgggggtcacacctggagggttttggggtcacacctggggggtttggggtcacacctggggattttgggggtcacacctggagggttttggggtcacacctggggggtttggggtcacacctggggggttttggggtcacacctggggggtttggggtcacacctggagggttttggggtcacacctggggatttggggtcacacctgggggatttggggtcacacctggggattttggggtcacacctggggattttggggtcacacctgggggggtttggggtcacacccgggggttttggggtcacacctggggattttggggtcacacctggggggtttggggtcacacctggggattttggggtcacacccggggggttttggggtcacacctggggattttggggtcacacccggggggttttggggtcacacctggggattttggggtcacacctggggggtttggggtcacacccggggattttggggtcacacctggggggtttggggtcacacccggggattttggggtcacacctggggggttttggggtcacacctggggattttggggtcacacccggggggttttggggtcacacatggggggtttggggtcacacccggggattttggggtcacacctggggggttttggggtcacacctggggattttggggtcacacctggggggttttggggtcacacatggggggtttggggtcacacctggagggttttggggtcacacctggggggttttggggtcacacctggggattttggggtcacacctggggggttttggggtcacacctggggattttggggtcacacccgggggtttggggtcacacctggggattttggggtcacacccgggggttttggggtcacacctggggattttggggtcacacctgggggggtttggggtcacacctggggattttggggtcacacccgggggtttggggtcacacctggggattttggggtcacacctggggggtttggggtcacacctggggattttggggtcacacctggggggttttggggtcacacccgggggttttggggtcacacctggggggttttggggtcacacctggggattttggggtcacacccgggggtttggggtcacacctggagctttggggtcacacctggggattttggggtcacacccggggggtttggggtcacacccggggggtttggggtcacacctggggggtttggggtcacacctggagctttggggtcacacccgggggttttggggtcacacctggagctttggggtcacacccgggggttttggggtcacacctggggggtttggggtcacacctggggggtttggggtcacacctgggagctttggggtcacacctggggggttttggggtcacacctggggattttggggtcacacctgggggttttggggtcacacccaggggttttggggtcacacctggggattttggggtcacacctggggggttttggggtcacacctggggggtttggggtcacacctgggggggtttggggtcacacctggggattttggggtcacacctggggggtttggggtcacacctggagggttttggggtcacacctggggggtttggggtcacacctggggggttttggggtcacacctgggggattttggggtcacacctggggattttggggtcacacctggggggttttgggtcacacctggggggtttggggtcacacctggggattttggggtcacacccgggggctttggggtcacacccgggggctttggggtcacacctggggggttttggggtcacacctggggattttggggtcacacccgggggtttggggtcacacctggagctttggggtcacacctggggggtttggggtcacacctgggggttttggggtcacacctgggggttttggggtcacacctggggagtttggggtcacacctgggggggtttggg is part of the Corvus moneduloides isolate bCorMon1 chromosome 32, bCorMon1.pri, whole genome shotgun sequence genome and encodes:
- the DSN1 gene encoding kinetochore-associated protein DSN1 homolog, which codes for MAAKPERTPRMRKRLRAGERRETAMAEAPAGPGGCPGPAAVPSPRGSAGPQEDERCAGGPSPGTGGGAPDPHSAEKAADAEPFPKPPANKKGTPGSSSRKKRAPSSPRKEQPLSSFSLSPIVATPQGKRRSWRRSSLKGRRSRRKSLPPVHHEVTELSQSISLELPEIQRLSSLLLSSFQFSARKLQQILEESEGFDPEAFAAKVRVGSEEFQRLLQRLLQDGTLGSCLELPPGDPLDPALEGNVAQVKQLMASFSRELQAWELLLQRHRRRSQEASRDLELLRAGSLPQPPPAAPSPQILQILRSKPDYGQILAQQGPLLKSLRLLVEEVQQAAKLVMGFGEESSGFLRGLSEQLASRAFRKLQESPVRRLLERKPQKALPAEGE